The genome window TGAAAAAAGCTAAGAAAGCTCTTCAAGTAAATAAAATTGACGTCGAAGAAGTTAGCAAGATTTTGCAGCTTTTGGCTGAAGATTTGATAACTTTGACAAGCAAGACAAATGAAATGATTAAAAACGCTCGCTTAACTGATATTTTGATTCAAAAGTCGGCCCAATACCAATCAGAAAAGCCGGAAGTTACAAATTCAATTGAACAGGCTCAAAAAGTTTATGCTCAGAAATTTGATTTTGAAGGCTCGGTTAATATTTTGGCTAAGCAATTAGAGCTAATTAAACCGGGATCATTTCAAGAAATAGCTAATAATTATAACGATCAAGATCAATTGAAAGTTCAATTAAATGAAAGAAAAGATAGTTGATGATTTATTTTGACAATAGTGCGACTACGCCAATAGCACCTGGCGTTTTAGATACTTATCTTAAAGTTGCACAAAATTTTCCGGGCAATCCTTCAAGTTTGCATCAGTTGGGCCGAAAAGCGGCTGAAGTTCTAGAATTATCACGTAAGCAGCTTAAAGATCTGCTGAAATTAACAACAAAAGAAATTTTATTTACTAGTGGTGGCAGCGAGGGTGATAATGATGTAATTAAGGGAGTTGCTTTAGCCCGTAAGATCAGTGGCCGCCATTTAATCGTTAGTGCAGTCGAACACGATGCGGTTTTGCAGTCAGCACATCAATTAGAAAAACTTGGCTTTGAAGTAACATATTTAGCACCCAATCATGATGGAATAATCGAGCCCTCAGTTCTTAAAGAAGCAATTCGCCCAGATACGATACTTGTTTCAATCATGGCAGTTAACAATGAAATTGGGGTAATTGAGCCACTTAATGAATTAGCACAAGTAATGAAAGAGCATCCCCAAATTGTCTTTCATGTCGATGCAGTTCAAGCAGTTGGCAAAAATTTAGAGGAATTATATTTAAATCCACGGATTGATTTTGCTACTTTTTCTGCCCATAAGTTTCATGGCCCGCGCGGGGTTGGATTCATAATTTATAATCCCCATCGTCATTTAATGCCAATTATTAGTGGCGGAGGTCAGGAAAAAAATCTCCGCAGTGGAACTGAAAATGTCGCAGCGATTGCTGCAATGGTAAAAGCTTTTCGACTAGAAGTTGCGGATGCTAAGGTGACTCAGACTAAATATCATGAAATGAAAAAGAGACTTCTTAGTTTCTTAAACCAGAACACCGGTTTTTATGTTGTTTCAAAAGATTCGCCAATTTACACACCATCGATTATTTCTTTTGCAGTTAAGGGTGTTAAAGGTGAAACTATTGTTCATTATCTTGAAAGTCAAGATATTTATCTTTCGACAACGAGTGCGTGCTCTTCACAAAATCATCGTCCTT of Xylocopilactobacillus apicola contains these proteins:
- a CDS encoding cysteine desulfurase family protein, yielding MIYFDNSATTPIAPGVLDTYLKVAQNFPGNPSSLHQLGRKAAEVLELSRKQLKDLLKLTTKEILFTSGGSEGDNDVIKGVALARKISGRHLIVSAVEHDAVLQSAHQLEKLGFEVTYLAPNHDGIIEPSVLKEAIRPDTILVSIMAVNNEIGVIEPLNELAQVMKEHPQIVFHVDAVQAVGKNLEELYLNPRIDFATFSAHKFHGPRGVGFIIYNPHRHLMPIISGGGQEKNLRSGTENVAAIAAMVKAFRLEVADAKVTQTKYHEMKKRLLSFLNQNTGFYVVSKDSPIYTPSIISFAVKGVKGETIVHYLESQDIYLSTTSACSSQNHRPSHVLKSMNLPEEVMTGALRVSLGSQNTIDEMNIFINNLNKMKDDIKVIN